In one window of Microbacterium sp. PM5 DNA:
- the sucD gene encoding succinate--CoA ligase subunit alpha: MSIYLNKDSKVIVQGITGGEGTKHTALMLKAGTNVVGGVNARKAGTTVSHVDKDGNPVELPVFASVAEAIAATGADVSIAFVPPAFTKDAMVEAIDTEIPLLVVITEGVPVGDTAEAWAYAKSKGNKTRIIGPNCPGIITPGEALVGITPANITGKGPIGLVSKSGTLTYQMMFELRDLGFSTAIGIGGDPIIGTTHIDALAAFEADPETKAIVMIGEIGGDAEERAAEFIKANVTKPVVGYVAGFTAPEGKTMGHAGAIVSGSAGTAQAKKEALEAAGVKVGKTPSETAALMREIIETL, from the coding sequence ATGTCTATCTACCTCAACAAGGACTCCAAGGTCATCGTCCAGGGCATCACCGGCGGTGAGGGCACCAAGCACACCGCGCTGATGCTGAAGGCGGGCACCAACGTCGTCGGCGGCGTCAACGCGCGCAAGGCCGGCACGACGGTCTCTCACGTCGACAAGGACGGCAACCCGGTCGAGCTGCCGGTCTTCGCCTCGGTCGCCGAGGCCATCGCCGCGACCGGCGCGGACGTCTCGATCGCCTTCGTGCCGCCGGCGTTCACGAAGGACGCGATGGTCGAGGCCATCGACACCGAGATCCCGCTCCTGGTCGTCATCACCGAGGGCGTGCCCGTCGGCGACACCGCCGAGGCGTGGGCGTACGCGAAGAGCAAGGGCAACAAGACGCGCATCATCGGTCCGAACTGCCCCGGCATCATCACGCCCGGAGAGGCGCTCGTCGGCATCACGCCCGCGAACATCACCGGCAAGGGCCCCATCGGTCTCGTCTCGAAGTCGGGCACCCTGACGTACCAGATGATGTTCGAGCTGCGCGACCTCGGCTTCTCCACGGCCATCGGCATCGGCGGCGACCCCATCATCGGCACGACGCACATCGACGCGCTCGCCGCCTTCGAAGCCGACCCCGAGACCAAGGCGATCGTCATGATCGGCGAGATCGGCGGCGACGCCGAGGAGCGCGCGGCGGAGTTCATCAAGGCGAACGTCACCAAGCCGGTCGTCGGCTACGTGGCCGGCTTCACCGCCCCCGAGGGCAAGACGATGGGCCACGCCGGCGCGATCGTCTCCGGCTCGGCGGGCACAGCACAGGCCAAGAAGGAGGCCCTCGAGGCCGCCGGCGTCAAGGTCGGCAAGACCCCGTCCGAGACCGCCGCTCTCATGCGGGAGATCATCGAGACGCTCTGA
- a CDS encoding NCS2 family permease has protein sequence MPATPTSATRSADAPLGALDRFFEISRRGSTIGGEIRGGLVTFVTMAYIVILNPIILSGKADIAGNELAFSAVGAATALTAGVMTILFGLVTRLPFAFAAGLGINAFLAFSVIHEVTWPEAMALVMINGIIIVLLAATGLRKLIFDAVPVQLKLAITVAIGLFIAFIGFVNSGFVTATGSNSPPVGLGIGGSVASIPTLMFVLTLLVTGVLVARKVKGGMLIGLVGGTVVSVIVEAIWHLGSATDHPGGWGLTIPALTGSPVSIPDLSLLGAVDFGFDIGKVGIVALIMLVFTLVFSNFFDAMGTMTGLAKEAGLADEKGDFPRIKSALVVEGVGAVVGGATSSSSATVFIESGSGIGEGARTGLANIVTGVVFLLAMFFTPLTSIVPTEVAAAALVIVGAMMMAQVKHIDLSDFSVLLPVFLTVSVMPMTYSIANGIGAGFISWVVVRSLSGKAREISPLLWVVAAGFLIYFARGPIEMLLGG, from the coding sequence ATGCCCGCTACACCCACGTCCGCCACCCGTTCCGCCGACGCCCCGCTCGGGGCGCTCGACCGCTTCTTCGAGATCAGCCGTCGCGGCTCGACGATCGGGGGCGAGATCCGCGGCGGATTGGTCACCTTCGTCACGATGGCGTACATCGTCATCCTCAACCCGATCATCCTGTCGGGCAAGGCGGACATCGCCGGCAACGAGCTGGCGTTCTCCGCCGTGGGGGCGGCGACGGCGCTGACCGCCGGGGTCATGACGATCCTCTTCGGCCTGGTGACGCGGCTTCCGTTCGCCTTCGCGGCGGGACTCGGCATCAACGCGTTCCTCGCCTTCAGCGTCATCCACGAGGTCACCTGGCCCGAGGCGATGGCCCTCGTGATGATCAACGGCATCATCATCGTGCTGCTGGCGGCGACCGGGCTGCGCAAGCTCATCTTCGACGCCGTGCCGGTGCAGCTGAAGCTCGCCATCACCGTCGCGATCGGCCTCTTCATCGCCTTCATCGGGTTCGTCAACTCCGGCTTCGTGACCGCGACCGGATCGAACTCACCGCCGGTCGGCCTCGGCATCGGCGGCTCGGTCGCGTCGATCCCGACGCTCATGTTCGTCCTGACGCTGCTGGTGACCGGAGTGCTCGTCGCCCGCAAGGTGAAAGGCGGCATGCTGATCGGCCTCGTCGGCGGCACCGTCGTGTCGGTGATCGTGGAGGCCATCTGGCACCTCGGCTCGGCGACCGATCACCCGGGCGGATGGGGGCTCACGATCCCCGCGCTCACCGGCTCTCCGGTCAGCATCCCCGACCTGAGCCTGCTCGGCGCCGTCGACTTCGGCTTCGACATCGGCAAAGTCGGCATCGTCGCGCTGATCATGCTCGTGTTCACGCTCGTGTTCTCCAACTTCTTCGACGCGATGGGCACGATGACCGGCCTCGCGAAGGAGGCGGGTCTGGCCGACGAGAAGGGCGACTTCCCCCGCATCAAATCAGCCCTCGTGGTGGAGGGCGTCGGCGCCGTCGTGGGAGGCGCGACGTCCTCATCGTCGGCGACCGTGTTCATCGAATCGGGCTCCGGCATCGGTGAGGGCGCCCGCACGGGCCTGGCCAACATCGTGACCGGCGTGGTCTTCCTGCTCGCGATGTTCTTCACACCGCTCACCTCGATCGTTCCCACCGAAGTCGCCGCGGCGGCGCTCGTGATCGTCGGCGCCATGATGATGGCGCAGGTCAAGCACATCGACCTCAGCGACTTCAGCGTGCTGCTGCCGGTGTTCCTGACGGTGTCGGTCATGCCGATGACGTACTCGATCGCCAACGGCATCGGCGCCGGCTTCATCAGCTGGGTGGTCGTGCGTTCGCTCTCCGGCAAGGCGAGGGAGATCAGCCCGCTGCTGTGGGTGGTCGCCGCCGGCTTCCTCATCTACTTCGCCCGCGGCCCGATCGAGATGCTCCTGGGAGGCTGA
- a CDS encoding DUF6350 family protein, translating into MNRLLVLLLAAADALIAAAVGVAVVLAPLTLFWVMALGGTADWAALWPAAVRIWQLGQFVPLHITLGDDYLVAAGIAPQAASFVVSLAPLALAVFTALFAARSGARAARSGAWAVGVAAGTLVTLLIAAGLWATSRTPVAAVYGWQALLLPAAVFGIPALVGAVVEAWRSGDGGLIDALRDRIDGADPRRGHPWVGAVSAAARGIAAAVAGLVGVGALVVAAAAVLRGGQIVALFEAAHVDVLGGAVLSLGQLVYLPTLIVWGASFAAGPGFAIGAGTAVSPAGTTLGVLPGIPALGLIPDNPSPWLFALVLAIVAVGLLAGAIARTRLASAGEMDAAATSTTAVRLVVFGAIVVLAAAAAALLAVCASGAVGPGRLGAVGPAPGPFAFCVGVELAVGAAIALFSPARTREPAAAPVD; encoded by the coding sequence ATGAACCGCCTGCTCGTCCTCCTCCTCGCCGCCGCCGATGCCCTCATCGCGGCGGCCGTCGGTGTCGCCGTGGTCCTCGCGCCCCTCACCCTCTTCTGGGTGATGGCGCTGGGAGGCACCGCCGACTGGGCCGCGCTGTGGCCCGCGGCCGTGCGCATCTGGCAGCTCGGCCAGTTCGTCCCGCTGCACATCACGCTCGGGGACGACTACCTCGTCGCCGCCGGCATCGCGCCGCAGGCGGCGTCGTTCGTCGTCTCGCTGGCTCCGCTGGCGCTCGCCGTCTTCACGGCCCTGTTTGCGGCACGTTCGGGCGCCCGCGCGGCCCGCTCCGGGGCCTGGGCGGTGGGAGTGGCCGCCGGCACGCTCGTGACGCTGCTGATCGCCGCCGGGCTCTGGGCGACCTCACGCACTCCCGTCGCCGCCGTCTACGGGTGGCAGGCGCTGCTGCTTCCCGCCGCGGTCTTCGGCATCCCCGCCCTGGTGGGCGCCGTCGTCGAGGCGTGGCGCAGCGGAGACGGCGGTCTCATCGACGCTCTTCGCGACCGGATCGACGGCGCAGATCCTCGGCGCGGCCACCCGTGGGTGGGCGCCGTCTCTGCCGCCGCCCGGGGAATCGCCGCCGCCGTCGCCGGCCTGGTCGGCGTCGGCGCGCTCGTCGTCGCGGCGGCCGCGGTGCTGCGCGGCGGGCAGATCGTCGCACTCTTCGAGGCGGCGCACGTCGATGTGCTCGGCGGTGCCGTGCTCTCCCTCGGACAGCTGGTGTACCTGCCGACCCTCATCGTCTGGGGCGCTTCCTTCGCCGCCGGGCCGGGTTTCGCGATCGGCGCCGGCACCGCGGTGTCGCCGGCCGGCACGACTCTCGGGGTCCTTCCCGGCATCCCCGCTCTCGGCCTCATCCCCGATAACCCCTCACCGTGGCTGTTCGCACTCGTACTGGCGATCGTCGCGGTGGGTCTCCTCGCCGGCGCGATCGCCCGCACCCGCCTCGCGTCCGCCGGTGAGATGGATGCCGCGGCGACGTCGACCACGGCGGTGCGCCTCGTCGTCTTCGGCGCGATCGTCGTGCTCGCCGCCGCGGCCGCGGCGCTGCTCGCGGTCTGCGCGTCGGGCGCGGTCGGGCCGGGCCGCCTGGGCGCGGTCGGTCCGGCGCCCGGTCCGTTCGCGTTCTGCGTCGGCGTCGAACTGGCCGTCGGCGCCGCGATCGCGCTGTTCTCTCCGGCGCGCACCAGAGAGCCCGCCGCTGCGCCGGTAGACTGA
- the purN gene encoding phosphoribosylglycinamide formyltransferase, with amino-acid sequence MLTVAVLISGTGSNLRALLEAAADPDFPARIVVVGADRQADGFAHAEAFGIPTFLVPFREFETREQWGEELDRQLRVWNPDLVVLSGLMRLLPASVVDAWAPRIINTHPAYLPEFPGAHGVRDALAAGATQTGASVIVVDNGVDSGPILAQERVAVLSDDTEQSLHERIKPVERRLLIDVVRAVASGELELSAAASDAPAS; translated from the coding sequence GTGCTGACGGTCGCCGTTCTCATCTCGGGCACCGGCTCCAATCTCCGAGCCCTCCTCGAGGCCGCCGCCGACCCCGATTTCCCTGCCCGCATCGTCGTCGTCGGCGCGGACCGCCAGGCAGACGGCTTCGCCCATGCCGAAGCGTTCGGCATCCCGACCTTCCTCGTGCCGTTCCGCGAGTTCGAGACCCGCGAGCAGTGGGGCGAGGAGCTCGACCGTCAGCTGCGGGTGTGGAATCCCGACCTCGTGGTGCTGAGCGGTCTCATGCGCCTGCTCCCGGCATCGGTCGTCGACGCCTGGGCGCCCCGCATCATCAACACCCACCCCGCCTATCTGCCCGAGTTCCCCGGCGCGCACGGCGTTCGCGACGCGCTCGCCGCCGGTGCGACCCAGACCGGGGCGAGTGTCATCGTCGTCGACAACGGTGTGGACTCCGGGCCGATCCTGGCCCAGGAGCGCGTCGCCGTGCTGTCCGACGACACCGAGCAGAGCCTGCACGAGCGCATCAAGCCGGTCGAACGGCGCCTGCTCATCGATGTCGTGCGCGCGGTGGCGTCCGGAGAGCTCGAGCTGTCCGCCGCCGCTTCCGACGCACCCGCGTCCTGA
- the purH gene encoding bifunctional phosphoribosylaminoimidazolecarboxamide formyltransferase/IMP cyclohydrolase: protein MAGPAVDPALYRSRDLVPVRRALISVSDKTDLLPLAQALDAAGVEIVSTGGSAALLRDAGLAVKDVAEITGFPESLGGRVKTLHPSVHAGLLADLRLEDHETQLDALGILPFELVVVNLYPFVETVASGAVGDAVVEQIDIGGPAMVRASAKNFANVAIAVSPESYPAIIEALGAGGTSLAQRRELAARAFAHTAAYDRAVATWFAEETLEAEGDLPQHLTIKAERLSTLRYGENSHQRAAIYTRAGAHGIAQAAQIQGKEMSYNNYVDADAALRAAFDMVKPAVAIIKHANPCGIAVAAPNALDPIASAHLRAHECDPVSAFGGVIAANRTVTLKMAENLRDIFTEVIVAPDFEPEALEVFALKKNLRVLRLPADWRQEPMDVRLLSGGLLLQDADRFPDDIESVAKNWELVSGERPDSPEEMENLIFAWKACRAVKSNAIVLAQGLATVGIGMGQVNRVDSCRLAVERAGERAAGSVAASDAFFPFADGPQVLIDAGIRTIVQPGGSVRDQEVIDAARAAGVTMFFTGERHFFH from the coding sequence ATGGCCGGTCCTGCCGTCGATCCCGCCCTCTACCGATCCCGTGACCTCGTGCCCGTGCGCCGGGCCCTCATCTCCGTGAGCGACAAGACCGACCTACTGCCGCTCGCTCAGGCCCTGGATGCCGCGGGCGTCGAGATCGTGTCGACCGGCGGGTCCGCGGCGCTGTTGCGCGACGCCGGCCTCGCCGTCAAGGACGTCGCCGAGATCACCGGCTTTCCGGAGTCGCTGGGCGGGCGCGTGAAGACGCTGCATCCCAGCGTGCACGCGGGACTGCTGGCCGACCTCCGGCTCGAAGACCACGAGACCCAGCTCGATGCCCTCGGCATCCTGCCCTTCGAGCTCGTGGTGGTGAACCTCTATCCGTTCGTCGAGACCGTGGCCTCCGGCGCGGTGGGAGACGCGGTCGTGGAACAGATCGACATCGGCGGGCCGGCCATGGTGCGCGCCTCGGCCAAGAACTTCGCGAACGTCGCAATCGCCGTCTCGCCCGAGTCCTACCCCGCGATCATCGAGGCGCTCGGTGCCGGGGGCACCTCTCTGGCCCAGCGCCGCGAGCTCGCCGCCCGCGCCTTCGCGCACACGGCCGCCTACGACCGCGCCGTCGCCACCTGGTTCGCGGAGGAGACCCTCGAGGCGGAGGGCGATCTGCCCCAGCACCTGACGATCAAGGCCGAGCGGCTGAGCACGCTGCGCTACGGCGAGAACTCGCACCAGCGCGCTGCGATCTACACGCGCGCCGGCGCGCACGGCATCGCGCAGGCCGCGCAGATCCAGGGCAAGGAGATGTCGTACAACAACTACGTCGACGCCGACGCGGCCCTGCGTGCAGCCTTCGACATGGTCAAGCCGGCGGTGGCGATCATCAAGCACGCCAACCCGTGCGGCATCGCGGTCGCAGCGCCCAACGCGCTCGACCCCATCGCCTCGGCGCACCTGCGCGCGCACGAGTGCGACCCCGTCTCGGCGTTCGGCGGCGTGATCGCGGCCAACCGCACGGTCACCCTGAAGATGGCGGAGAACCTCCGCGACATCTTCACCGAGGTCATCGTCGCCCCCGACTTCGAGCCGGAGGCACTGGAAGTCTTCGCCCTGAAGAAGAACCTGCGTGTGCTCCGCCTTCCCGCCGACTGGCGGCAGGAGCCGATGGACGTGCGGCTGCTGTCCGGCGGGCTGCTGCTGCAGGACGCCGACCGCTTCCCCGACGACATCGAGTCTGTCGCCAAGAACTGGGAGCTCGTCTCCGGTGAGCGTCCGGACAGCCCCGAGGAGATGGAGAACCTCATCTTCGCGTGGAAGGCCTGCCGCGCCGTCAAGTCCAACGCGATCGTGCTCGCCCAGGGGCTTGCGACCGTCGGCATCGGCATGGGACAGGTCAACCGTGTCGACTCGTGCCGCCTGGCCGTCGAGCGCGCGGGCGAGCGCGCCGCCGGTTCGGTGGCCGCATCCGACGCGTTCTTCCCCTTCGCCGACGGCCCGCAGGTGTTGATCGACGCCGGCATCCGCACGATCGTCCAGCCCGGAGGATCAGTGCGCGATCAGGAGGTCATCGACGCGGCACGCGCCGCCGGAGTGACGATGTTCTTCACCGGAGAGCGCCACTTCTTCCACTGA
- a CDS encoding adenylate/guanylate cyclase domain-containing protein, with translation MSGANEGTAGSVQTRPRWRLSIQSRLLVMLLAVGIVSAGVVGTIGYVSGQESLRDAIVDKLTAARELRTGEVSALVGEIQREASLATDNSSAREASVALNAGWDALAGATLSPAQNSALEGFYRDEFLPKLEKQTGERYADRAFVPDSAAGAYLQYWYTRQNGGSPASLTLTDPGDGSAYSAAHAAAQGYFANLVETVGYQDVLVMDLDANVVFSAYNTPALGTNLDDGPFRDSKLADGFRSAMTTNSIDTVVTTDMETWAPSAGAATMWVVSPIGDAGGITGAMALQVPVSWINDVTTGYGQWQAQGLGDTGEIYLAGTDGLMRSNSRQLIEDPGTYAQSVIDNGTTAADADRIVAVGDSAILQNVDQEPVRRALAGQSGTMTSSQYIGSESITAYGPANIEGLDWVVVARMETSEAFAPITDFTRTLLLSTLGLVLAISVLSLLLSQAFTGPIRRLAVAVRRIAGGDYSVRVAAGGSDEMGELSRDFNEMAAGLQIKQDLIDRQRAENDRLLRTLMPDSLAARYREGEQTIAEQHEDVAVVYAELLGFDDFSRALDGQQETLALNELMRGFDEAAERAGVESVRTLRGGYLASCGLTVPRVDNARRAVDFALGMRAHVQRFNERTGAALDLRAGVDTGAVTSGLVARASLAYDLWGDAVDLASRVRRAADAGGVYVSDAVHDRVHGLWEFTEVGTVDASGHTSTVWRIDA, from the coding sequence ATGTCGGGTGCGAACGAGGGCACGGCGGGCAGCGTCCAGACGAGGCCGCGCTGGCGGTTGAGCATCCAATCGCGGCTGCTCGTGATGCTCTTGGCCGTCGGCATCGTCTCGGCGGGTGTGGTCGGCACGATCGGCTACGTCAGCGGACAGGAGTCGCTGCGCGACGCGATCGTCGACAAACTGACCGCCGCGCGCGAGCTGCGCACGGGCGAGGTGTCCGCGCTGGTCGGCGAGATCCAGCGCGAAGCCTCGCTCGCCACCGACAACTCCAGCGCACGCGAGGCCTCGGTCGCCTTGAACGCGGGGTGGGACGCGCTCGCCGGCGCGACGCTGTCTCCCGCTCAGAACTCCGCGCTGGAGGGGTTCTACCGCGACGAGTTCCTGCCGAAGCTCGAGAAGCAGACCGGGGAACGGTACGCCGACCGTGCGTTCGTGCCCGACAGTGCGGCGGGCGCGTACCTGCAGTACTGGTACACCCGGCAGAACGGGGGCAGCCCGGCATCCCTCACCCTGACCGATCCGGGTGATGGCAGCGCGTACAGCGCGGCTCACGCTGCGGCCCAGGGCTACTTCGCGAACCTGGTCGAGACCGTCGGCTACCAGGACGTGCTCGTCATGGACCTCGACGCCAACGTCGTCTTCAGCGCCTACAACACCCCGGCGCTCGGCACCAACCTCGACGACGGTCCCTTCCGCGACAGCAAGCTCGCCGACGGCTTCCGCTCGGCGATGACGACCAACTCGATCGACACCGTCGTGACGACCGACATGGAGACCTGGGCACCCTCGGCAGGGGCGGCGACCATGTGGGTCGTGTCGCCCATCGGCGACGCGGGCGGCATCACCGGGGCGATGGCGCTGCAGGTGCCGGTGTCGTGGATCAACGATGTGACGACCGGGTACGGGCAGTGGCAGGCGCAGGGTCTCGGCGACACCGGCGAGATCTACCTCGCCGGCACGGACGGGCTCATGCGGTCGAACTCGCGGCAGCTCATCGAAGACCCCGGCACCTACGCGCAGAGCGTCATCGACAACGGCACGACGGCGGCGGACGCCGACCGGATCGTGGCGGTGGGCGACAGTGCGATTCTGCAGAACGTCGACCAGGAGCCGGTCCGCCGCGCGCTGGCCGGCCAGTCCGGCACGATGACCTCGTCCCAGTACATCGGCAGCGAGAGCATCACGGCGTACGGCCCGGCCAACATCGAGGGCCTGGACTGGGTCGTGGTCGCGCGCATGGAGACGTCGGAGGCTTTCGCGCCGATCACCGATTTCACCCGCACGCTGCTGCTGTCGACCCTGGGGCTGGTGCTCGCGATCAGCGTGCTCTCGCTGCTGCTGTCGCAGGCGTTCACCGGGCCGATCCGCCGGCTGGCCGTGGCCGTGCGGCGGATCGCCGGGGGCGACTACAGCGTGCGCGTCGCAGCGGGCGGCTCCGACGAGATGGGCGAGCTGTCGCGTGATTTCAACGAGATGGCCGCCGGCCTGCAGATCAAGCAGGATCTCATCGACCGCCAGCGGGCGGAGAACGACCGGCTGCTGCGGACGCTCATGCCCGACAGTCTCGCCGCCCGCTATCGCGAGGGCGAGCAGACGATCGCGGAGCAGCACGAGGACGTGGCCGTCGTCTACGCCGAGCTGCTCGGCTTCGACGACTTCAGCCGCGCTCTCGACGGACAGCAGGAGACCCTCGCGCTCAACGAGCTCATGCGCGGCTTCGACGAGGCGGCGGAGCGCGCCGGGGTCGAGTCGGTGCGCACCCTGCGCGGCGGATACCTCGCCAGCTGCGGCCTCACGGTGCCACGCGTGGACAACGCCCGGCGTGCCGTCGACTTCGCACTGGGGATGCGCGCGCACGTGCAGCGCTTCAACGAGCGCACCGGCGCCGCGTTGGATCTGCGCGCGGGCGTGGACACGGGCGCGGTCACGAGCGGGCTGGTCGCCCGCGCGAGTCTCGCCTACGACCTGTGGGGCGACGCGGTCGATCTGGCCAGTCGCGTGCGACGGGCGGCGGATGCCGGGGGCGTCTACGTGAGCGATGCCGTGCACGATCGGGTGCACGGGC